The following proteins are co-located in the Pyricularia oryzae 70-15 chromosome 1, whole genome shotgun sequence genome:
- a CDS encoding verprolin: protein MMLSSSTYQQPPSPSHGRRGGRHLNTIMEEEHEETSPIVRQKRSVHNQNISGNRGQNMKIQAWLGPIGDHFPTPRGVNFMVAPNLPSSPSSASAEESSTPTSSSSHSYDDVFNRRDSAMTDATVFDDLYDVSDEEIERQGSLRSTESLVRRKSSRRKSITRPSSANSTRKSLPKLVIPGSQPFAKPEQPKMRKASPINPTPTSILQMSPAIISYMQAQQAVAIPTISAPPSLDGSSLDGSLTSDQMAQLSAPPTPVIGGQDEPNNDWSGVHLQPGALATLASISGNSSDAGELHGEPDQPIEVPESPQEMSEMRQLQQSSRFLINLRRASAPQSPAGASLAGLTRLDIPSPGGFFSDLSPRSRHTWTWPVAQEPEEAAPPTSTTAEQFYKAPWNTDRTPPARALHMAAGDFSDSPVEQVVEMPFKGPVEDDLPTAVRIQQTPVTAVRITESGTDTSVTLNNEETAYSPVKEVLEQFYPKEEEPGLSQVDRTERWLMAQRAYLKPIDSIPEVDGEEQEEQISDDKSDAEEIKPAVPRKDTIYIKKIKAVAAAKQDEAKDEDTAPQKKTVRFSEFVKSSAIPKSLPSKLARQESAYYRAFTDYTVRAQQKDAFISRMPRFEALQAQRVSLSESHRNQLLGKYQLSVVPLSAKKRMSTNVVRGDDVVTVDPEKLRADMESEAMAQSSTAVWNVAATKMLNGGRLIAAPVHKRLARLSRMQGTNGADRARILDLGGQTTCDWAWHAALQYPNTKIYTVTTKSARQLSNCNVRGPPNHRQVAVERLTRLPFANDHFDLISARELHSMLRRDGENGEDEWESCLRECMRVLKPGGFLEFSIMDAEIVNAGPLGNAKAVEFSFALKRLGYDPNPSQMFLGRLSRAGFKDARRAWTCMPMGPKPAAAVPVARDSAGFPVPTLQMEAFVSGSSDDVAAVTGIAASWSWERWLLRAEVESASGDLRLCDIVDGPGVTGKSLEGVHAVIEEGRQAGSCWRVLRGYARKPRPDLGFINMCLGSPVKQ from the coding sequence CAGCCCCCGTCACCTTCGCATGGTCGAAGGGGCGGGAGGCACCTTAATACTATAATGGAAGAGGAGCACGAGGAAACATCGCCCATTGTTCGTCAAAAGCGCAGTGTTCACAACCAAAACATCAGTGGCAACCGAGGCCAGAACATGAAGATCCAGGCCTGGCTTGGGCCTATCGGTGACCACTTTCCCACGCCACGCGGTGTGAACTTCATGGTTGCTCCGAACCTGCCTTCTTCACCTTCGTCAGCGTCGGCCGAGGAGAGCAGCACGCCCACCTCGTCTTCTTCGCACTCATATGATGATGTCTTCAATCGAAGAGACAGCGCAATGACCGATGCCACCGTGTTTGATGATTTATACGACGTGTCGGATGAGGAAATCGAACGACAAGGATCACTAAGGAGTACCGAAAGCCTTGTGCGTCGGAAGAGCTCACGCCGTAAGTCGATTACCAGGCCGTCATCCGCAAACTCAACCCGGAAGTCACTTCCCAAACTTGTTATCCCCGGATCTCAGCCTTTTGCAAAACCGGAGCAGCCGAAAATGAGGAAGGCTTCTCCTATCAATCCGACGCCAACCTCTATTCTGCAAATGTCGCCTGCCATCATCTCATACATGCAAGCACAGCAAGCTGTCGCCATCCCAACCATCTCAGCTCCACCTTCGCTTGATGGTAGCTCCCTTGATGGTAGCCTAACCTCGGATCAAATGGCTCAGCTATCGGCACCGCCGACTCCCGTGATCGGGGGTCAGGATGAGCCCAACAACGACTGGTCCGGTGTCCACCTCCAGCCTGGAGCTCTGGCCACCCTGGCCTCAATCTCTGGAAACAGCTCTGACGCTGGCGAGCTTCATGGAGAGCCCGACCAGCCCATCGAAGTTCCAGAGTCCCCACAGGAGATGTCAGAGATGCGCCAACTTCAGCAGTCATCTCGATTTCTCATCAATCTGAGGAGAGCTTCGGCTCCGCAGTCTCCAGCTGGCGCTTCTCTTGCCGGTCTTACCAGGCTGGATATACCCTCTCCGGGTGGCTTCTTCTCCGACCTTTCCCCTAGGAGTAGACACACTTGGACTTGGCCAGTAGCTCAGGAACCAGAGGAGGCCGCGCCGCCGACATCCACGACGGCTGAGCAATTTTACAAGGCTCCATGGAACACCGACCGCACTCCCCCTGCAAGAGCCTTGCACATGGCTGCTGGTGACTTTTCCGACTCTCCAGTTGAGCAGGTGGTGGAGATGCCCTTCAAGGGCCCTGTCGAGGACGACCTTCCCACCGCTGTGCGCATCCAGCAGACCCCCGTGACGGCCGTGCGAATCACCGAGTCTGGTACCGATACGTCGGTGACTCTCAACAATGAGGAGACGGCTTACTCACCTGTCAAGGAAGTTTTGGAGCAGTTTTACCCaaaagaggaagagccgGGACTGTCTCAGGTTGATCGCACCGAGAGGTGGCTTATGGCTCAAAGGGCTTACCTCAAGCCCATCGACTCCATCCCCGAGGTTGACGGTgaggagcaggaggagcAAATTAGTGACGATAAATCCGACGCAGAAGAGATCAAGCCTGCTGTCCCTCGTAAGGATACTATCTATATCAAAAAGATCAAGGCCGTGGCTGCTGCCAAGCAGGATGAGGCCAAAGACGAAGATACAGCACCTCAAAAGAAGACGGTTCGCTTCTCCGAGTTTGTCAAGTCATCGGCAATCCCCAAATCACTGCCATCAAAGCTTGCCCGCCAAGAATCCGCCTACTACCGCGCCTTCACAGACTACACTGTCCGCGCTCAACAGAAGGACGCCTTTATCAGCCGCATGCCGCGCTTTGAGGCTCTTCAAGCGCAGCGTGTCTCCCTGAGCGAGTCTCACCGTAACCAACTTCTCGGCAAGTACCAACTCTCTGTCGTGCCACTTTCGGCCAAGAAGCGCATGAGCACCAATGTCGTTCGCGGTGACGACGTCGTTACGGTCGATCCCGAAAAGCTGCGAGCCGACATGGAAAGCGAGGCTATGGCACAGTCCAGCACGGCGGTATGGAATGTCGCAGCGACCAAGATGCTTAATGGTGGTCGCCTGATCGCGGCGCCGGTGCACAAGCGGCTAGCACGCCTCTCACGTAtgcagggcaccaacggggCTGATCGTGCCCGTATTCTCGACCTGGGCGGCCAAACTACGTGCGACTGGGCCTGGCACGCGGCACTGCAGTATCCCAACACCAAAATATACACCGTGACGACCAAGTCCGCGCGCCAACTCTCCAACTGCAACGTGCGTGGGCCGCCCAACCACCGCCAGGTAGCCGTGGAACGTCTTACACGACTGCCGTTCGCAAATGATCATTTCGACCTCATCTCAGCAAGGGAGTTGCACTCGATGCTGCGTCGGGACGGCGAGAACGGCGAGGATGAGTGGGAATCCTGCCTGCGTGAGTGCATGCGGGTCCTCAAGCCCGGCGGTTTCCTCGAATTCAGCATCATGGACGCTGAGATAGTCAACGCTGGACCCCTCGGCAACGCCAAGGCAGTCGAGTTCAGCTTCGCGCTCAAGCGGCTCGGCTATGATCCCAACCCGTCCCAGATGTTCTTGGGTCGGCTCTCCCGCGCGGGCTTTAAGGATGCCCGGCGCGCCTGGACTTGCATGCCCATGGGACCCAAGCCGGCCGCCGCCGTACCCGTAGCGCGCGATTCGGCAGGCTTCCCAGTTCCGACCCTGCAGATGGAGGCGTTTGTGAGCGGCTCGAGCGATGACGTGGCAGCAGTCACAGGTATCGCAGCCAGCTGGTCATGGGAGCGGTGGCTGCTCCGAGCCGAGGTTGAGTCGGCTTCAGGCGATCTCAGGCTGTGCGACATTGTCGACGGCCCAGGAGTGACTGGGAAGAGCCTCGAGGGAGTCCACGCCGTCATCGAGGAGGGACGTCAGGCTGGCTCGTGCTGGCGAGTGCTAAGGGGCTACGCACGCAAGCCGAGGCCGGACCTGGGCTTCATCAACATGTGTCTGGGTTCGCCCGTCAAGCAGTAA